The DNA sequence TTTGCCTTACCTGTGACGGCTTTTTTAACTTGTAAAGGGGTGTATTCTGCAAAATCTCCATGAATTTGTAAAATTTTTAAACTCAAAGCCCCGCGAAATTGCGCGAGTTTTAAAACGGTTTTTGGATTGTAAGCGAAAAAAATATCTTCTATAGCTACCTCATCAAATTGATGTGTTTTAAAGATCAGATCTAAACCTTCGCAAAGCTCTGTGATTTGATATTGTAAAGTGCTAGGCTTGATTTTAATGAGTCCTGCTTCTATCAATACATT is a window from the Campylobacter sp. RM10537 genome containing:
- the ruvC gene encoding crossover junction endodeoxyribonuclease RuvC; translation: MKILGIDPGSRNCGYAIIEADKNKNVLIEAGLIKIKPSTLQYQITELCEGLDLIFKTHQFDEVAIEDIFFAYNPKTVLKLAQFRGALSLKILQIHGDFAEYTPLQVKKAVTGKAKATKEQVAFMVKRLLGLSKEIKPLDITDAIAVALTHAANLRIRV